From the Danio aesculapii chromosome 9, fDanAes4.1, whole genome shotgun sequence genome, one window contains:
- the LOC130235344 gene encoding uncharacterized protein LOC130235344, with amino-acid sequence MVMALLCWAGGGCMSSRLTFDFRPRSADLLLAEFEGFQLGSEPTARLRNNVASKLARVKAFLGFMATGHADPETLSFLNQPARIRAWSALLGQTGMAEPTRQHYLKNVAQFLDYLSETPPASCRLSSTTLVLIRRELRALIRGIRRRVVVHEVRTKQAKEGRLISKATLLRCHRTAGRKIPALLDGLESSPDTRQQWRFYGYLTGYLTCITGHRCGVFQNLTIQEVQEASRSPDESAYVINITTHKTNRAFGAAQLSLNKEEYSWFRRFLQLRASLPGGSQASYFFFTSRPSPCRTLNKYFQSAWTSMGLPGKPTFTDVRTAIATHAKNSHSSEDRRKVAQFMCHDTSTSDKFYALHLGPLQAREHRRLFERALVEEEEEEEEEEAAGRERHSRKGRQRAESPGSPMEGTSRRTLPWPPSKGKRPLEATEDSESS; translated from the exons atggttatggcacttctctgttgggctggtggtgggtgtatgtcgtctaggctgacttttgactttcgcccccgttctgcagacttgcttttggcagagttcgagggtttccaattggggagcgagcccaccgcccgtctgcggaataacgtggcctccaaactggcgagggtcaaggccttcctaggcttcatggcgacaggccacgcggacccagaaaccttgtccttcctcaaccaaccggcgcgcatccgagcctggtctgccctgctaggccaaacgggcatggccgagcccacgaggcagcactacctgaagaacgtggcgcagttcctggattatctctccgaaaccccgccggcctcctgccgcctctccagtaccaccctggtgctgattcgcagggagcttcgagctctcattcgcggcatacgccgccgcgtcgtggtgcacgaggttaggaccaagcaagccaaagaaggcagactcatctccaaagccaccctgctacgctgccatcggacggctgggagaaaaatacctgcccttctag acggcctcgagtccagcccagacaccaggcagcagtggcgcttctatggctacctgaccggctacctgacctgcatcacgggccatcgctgtggggtcttccagaacctgaccatccaggaggtccaagaggcttccagaagcccggacgagtccgcctatgtcataaac atcaccacgcacaagacaaaccgagccttcggcgcggctcagctgtctctcaacaaggaagaatacagctggttccggaggtttttgcagctgcgggctagcctccccggggggagccaggcctcctattttttttttacttccagacccagtccctgtcgaaccctgaacaaatattttcaatctgcatggaccagcatggggcttcccggcaagcccaccttcactgacgtccgaactgccatcgcgacccac gcaaagaattcacattcttccgaggatcgcaggaaggtggcccaattcatgtgccacgatacctcaacctcagacaagttctacgcgcttcacctaggccctctccaagcacgtgagcaccgcagactcttcgagagggccttggtggaggaggaggaggaggaggaggaggaggaggcagcgggcagagaacgccactcaaggaaggggcgccagagggcagagagtcccgggtcacccatg gagggaactagcaggaggacgctgccatggccgccttcgaaggggaaacgccccctcgaagcaacagaagactctgaatcttcctaa